The Elusimicrobiota bacterium genome window below encodes:
- a CDS encoding radical SAM protein, translated as MILKKWVTLLQLIFDKQNKKLFWQVHKEFSNDKDYRFLNLLKAMWHVSKYEKIVKHEGSYIVTSFLPPIPSKAFNQVLSATPGKNTRFYEHTNAIRTAPISMFIAVTDKCNYNCWHCSNANKGNHDDLPLPALIKVIHGLQDMGTAIIGLTGGEPLMRNDLTDIISVIDERSISVLYTTGYGMSIEKAKELKKAGLYSVGISLDHYDKDTFDNMRNYKGAFENVLNAVKCCKSAGIYTMLQCVATSKNIDNNEIWKIIQFAKKLDVNEIRFLETMPTGRLINLKQEDILTETERRQLINIHRKANYSGKYPKVTAFAQIESFEQFGCGAGTQHSYIDAKGNLYPCDFVPMSFGNVQEQPIKTLWQEMNSIIGKPRDRCMLMETQVEIKKNIKSSLPLQPVEAKKVCNECRKIQGLPGFYTILRGNKEVF; from the coding sequence ATGATTCTCAAAAAATGGGTTACGTTACTGCAATTAATCTTTGATAAACAAAACAAAAAACTTTTTTGGCAGGTACATAAAGAGTTTTCAAATGATAAGGATTACAGGTTTCTCAATTTATTAAAAGCAATGTGGCATGTTTCCAAATATGAAAAGATTGTTAAGCATGAAGGGTCGTATATAGTTACCTCATTTCTTCCGCCCATACCGTCAAAAGCGTTTAATCAAGTTTTGAGTGCAACCCCCGGTAAAAATACAAGGTTTTATGAGCATACAAACGCGATTAGGACTGCGCCTATATCTATGTTTATTGCGGTTACTGATAAATGTAACTACAATTGCTGGCATTGCAGTAATGCGAATAAAGGGAATCATGATGATTTACCATTACCCGCTCTTATTAAAGTAATACATGGCTTACAGGACATGGGAACTGCAATAATAGGCCTTACCGGCGGAGAACCTTTGATGAGAAATGATCTTACCGATATTATCTCTGTAATTGATGAACGTTCAATAAGCGTGTTATATACCACAGGATACGGGATGAGTATAGAAAAAGCTAAAGAATTAAAAAAAGCTGGGTTGTATAGTGTTGGGATTAGTTTGGATCATTATGATAAAGATACTTTTGATAATATGCGGAACTACAAAGGTGCATTTGAGAATGTATTGAATGCTGTTAAGTGTTGTAAATCCGCGGGGATTTATACGATGCTTCAATGCGTTGCTACTTCAAAAAATATTGATAATAACGAAATCTGGAAAATTATTCAATTTGCGAAGAAATTAGATGTAAACGAAATACGGTTTCTTGAGACAATGCCTACGGGTAGGTTAATTAATCTTAAACAAGAGGATATACTTACAGAAACAGAAAGAAGACAGCTTATCAATATCCACAGAAAAGCTAATTATTCCGGGAAATATCCTAAAGTGACCGCGTTTGCCCAGATTGAAAGTTTTGAACAATTTGGTTGCGGGGCAGGAACACAGCATTCGTATATTGACGCTAAAGGTAACCTTTATCCCTGTGATTTTGTACCAATGTCGTTTGGTAATGTGCAAGAACAACCTATAAAGACATTATGGCAGGAGATGAATAGTATTATTGGCAAACCTAGGGACCGCTGTATGCTGATGGAAACTCAGGTTGAGATTAAAAAAAATATTAAATCAAGCCTGCCGTTACAGCCCGTAGAAGCAAAGAAAGTGTGTAATGAATGCAGAAAAATACAGGGACTACCCGGATTTTACACGATTTTACGAGGGAATAAGGAAGTGTTTTAA
- a CDS encoding methyltransferase domain-containing protein, which yields MIQELLNKIRFYNKIAYLFLKNKTVKPEDYAKDYDVISKTYNDTWIKEMSKHTSAMLDKLHYADGYTMLDLGCGTGYIIEESIKKVQPSKIVGIDNSKEMLRIAQSKLNHERTELICGDMISEIKKIPSNVFDIITCGWALPYVDTNQLIPEIYRVLKKNGQVAIITNRKGCINSIQKTFIKLMQKYPDKIRKITNMQYKLPGNAHEIRKMFYRNRISWVEGWDREQPFSFENGINAINWVMNTGAIAGTFKILDIKNYSSLLSDTLEKYFRTNNKVVVTHKFSVGIGRK from the coding sequence ATGATCCAAGAGTTGTTGAACAAAATCCGTTTTTACAATAAAATCGCTTATCTATTTCTTAAGAACAAGACTGTAAAACCTGAAGACTACGCTAAAGATTACGACGTAATCAGTAAAACATATAACGATACCTGGATTAAAGAAATGAGTAAGCATACATCTGCGATGCTGGATAAATTGCATTACGCCGATGGATATACTATGCTCGACCTTGGTTGTGGAACAGGGTATATTATTGAAGAGTCAATCAAAAAAGTGCAGCCTTCAAAAATAGTTGGTATAGATAATTCAAAAGAAATGTTAAGAATAGCGCAATCAAAACTAAATCATGAAAGAACAGAATTGATATGCGGTGACATGATATCCGAGATCAAAAAAATACCAAGTAATGTTTTTGATATTATCACATGCGGCTGGGCATTGCCGTATGTGGATACCAATCAACTGATACCTGAGATTTACCGGGTACTTAAAAAAAATGGGCAGGTAGCGATTATTACCAATAGAAAAGGTTGTATTAACTCAATACAAAAAACGTTTATCAAACTTATGCAGAAATATCCTGATAAAATCAGGAAGATAACTAATATGCAATATAAACTGCCAGGTAATGCTCATGAAATCAGGAAGATGTTTTATAGAAACAGGATTTCATGGGTGGAAGGATGGGATCGTGAACAACCGTTTAGTTTTGAGAACGGAATCAACGCTATTAACTGGGTAATGAATACAGGAGCTATTGCCGGGACATTTAAGATACTTGATATTAAAAATTATTCATCTCTTCTGTCAGATACATTAGAAAAATATTTCAGAACAAATAATAAGGTGGTTGTAACACACAAGTTCTCAGTGGGTATTGGCAGAAAATGA
- a CDS encoding class I SAM-dependent methyltransferase, whose product MNWFNIYAQIYDPFMTIFKFYKHEKVLSYLKPAKADKILDVGGGTGFVANKIRPFVKEIVVLDNSQKMLNQAKRYEGLTLCHAKAQEIPFMNNYFDAVICIDALHHIKYIDEAIKEIRRVLKVNGKIVILEFEIKGVKGKLFWLFEKMFVDNSKFVSSIKLADLMNDNGFDGEIITVSSLEYLYTGHKQ is encoded by the coding sequence ATGAATTGGTTTAATATTTATGCGCAAATATATGATCCTTTCATGACGATATTTAAATTCTATAAGCATGAAAAAGTCTTGTCATATCTAAAACCTGCAAAAGCTGACAAAATCCTGGATGTTGGAGGCGGGACAGGGTTCGTAGCGAATAAAATCCGTCCGTTTGTCAAAGAAATCGTGGTTCTGGATAATTCTCAAAAAATGCTTAACCAAGCGAAACGTTATGAAGGGTTAACCCTTTGTCATGCAAAAGCACAGGAGATACCTTTTATGAATAACTATTTTGATGCGGTTATATGTATAGACGCGCTGCATCATATAAAATATATTGATGAGGCTATTAAAGAAATTCGCCGGGTTTTAAAAGTAAACGGCAAAATTGTAATACTAGAATTTGAGATAAAAGGCGTTAAAGGAAAACTGTTTTGGCTGTTTGAAAAAATGTTTGTTGATAACTCAAAGTTTGTTAGCTCAATAAAACTGGCAGATCTTATGAACGATAATGGTTTTGACGGCGAGATAATAACAGTGTCAAGTTTAGAATATTTGTATACAGGCCATAAACAATGA
- a CDS encoding tetratricopeptide repeat protein codes for MKIGIRIETIIQWMVPFVFFWISIIFYLRTYDSCQIKVTSFYIGATTLLCLWLIRLIEGNRRPDFVKLAVVIPLLAYLASGILSFTISPFHEVSLIGLTRRILYVGLILMMIHLCREEKEVKRLLYFVVAAGTVSCLYGLIQFIDIHFYPDGPSGLDPFIWRKAFGSRIFSTHGNPGFYANFLVVFIPLLLGMILKTRSKWLIALFVLAVFNFVVTGDQEGKIGFFWGIYSFILLWILYFSKFNTDKIRKIVGVWIFVAIFIFVSVVTLFIKYRPDGQKFRAYTWLSTWEMILKRPVLGTGLDTFFATYPKYRRPQIFLLEGRHNTETDYAENEYLNIWNEEGIVGLGIYLWLIITFLTIGIRALRRYKWQHGSSSPPEDALDNSQNKEMSMDWRAFYLLGVLSSFIGLLVENIIFVPFRFVSTGIYFSLLIALIIILSTPSETASESCEKVENKKNDLWVLAVKRTVQVLLVCCTAFLCFKYLQKFTADQEFNYAIYYSKKGDWNTALVHYNNINRYNPNTIMSRYFTGNVYNDRFNMEKTFHPEWGDKAPRDDSERSLEQYDKVKYLVPNYVQVHHQVGLVYLKLGEYYTQLDDKQKARESYLKAIDNFEKYRTIDPIFDQNYYRMAYVYIKLGDTKKAEETYLAHLNTPIACNTGPNNVFSEDWGKRRFYEYSETAFNLGNVYYLQNEFKEAETAYSQALNYNPKNVNAWRNLILLQIKLGRTPDAIATGKRALKNVQGNADILQLLKSLGV; via the coding sequence GTGAAAATAGGAATAAGAATTGAAACAATAATACAATGGATGGTACCGTTTGTATTTTTTTGGATTTCAATAATATTTTACCTGCGCACTTACGATTCCTGCCAAATAAAAGTCACATCGTTCTATATTGGAGCAACAACACTCCTCTGCCTTTGGCTGATTAGGTTGATAGAAGGCAACCGGCGTCCTGATTTTGTAAAACTTGCAGTTGTTATTCCTCTCTTAGCATACTTGGCATCAGGTATTTTATCGTTTACGATATCTCCGTTTCACGAAGTAAGCCTGATAGGACTTACCCGTCGTATCCTATACGTTGGACTAATACTAATGATGATTCACCTTTGCAGGGAAGAAAAAGAAGTCAAACGTTTGTTATATTTTGTAGTAGCAGCTGGAACGGTTAGTTGTTTATACGGGTTAATACAGTTTATAGATATCCATTTTTATCCTGACGGTCCGTCAGGGCTTGACCCGTTTATCTGGAGGAAAGCATTCGGTTCACGCATATTTTCAACACATGGTAACCCCGGGTTTTATGCCAATTTCCTTGTTGTCTTTATTCCGTTATTATTAGGAATGATTTTGAAAACGCGCAGCAAGTGGTTAATCGCGCTTTTTGTTTTAGCAGTATTCAATTTTGTTGTTACGGGTGACCAAGAAGGGAAAATCGGTTTTTTCTGGGGGATATACTCATTCATTTTACTGTGGATACTATACTTTTCTAAATTCAATACCGATAAAATACGTAAAATTGTAGGAGTGTGGATATTCGTAGCAATCTTCATTTTTGTATCTGTTGTAACACTGTTTATTAAATACCGTCCTGACGGCCAAAAATTCCGTGCTTATACCTGGCTATCCACTTGGGAGATGATACTCAAACGCCCGGTCTTAGGTACAGGGTTAGATACTTTTTTTGCTACATATCCCAAATACCGCCGCCCTCAAATATTTTTATTGGAAGGCAGGCACAATACTGAAACGGATTATGCGGAAAACGAATATTTGAATATCTGGAATGAAGAGGGGATAGTCGGGTTAGGTATATACTTATGGTTAATCATAACATTTCTAACCATAGGCATAAGAGCGCTGCGACGGTATAAATGGCAACACGGTTCTTCTTCGCCTCCGGAAGATGCTCTCGATAACTCACAAAACAAAGAAATGTCGATGGACTGGCGCGCGTTTTACTTACTGGGGGTGTTGTCTTCTTTCATAGGGTTGTTAGTAGAAAATATAATATTTGTGCCATTTAGGTTCGTTTCAACCGGGATATATTTCAGCTTATTGATAGCGCTAATCATAATATTGTCTACACCATCTGAAACGGCATCCGAATCATGCGAAAAAGTTGAGAATAAGAAAAACGATTTGTGGGTATTGGCAGTAAAACGAACAGTTCAGGTTTTACTAGTTTGCTGTACCGCTTTTCTTTGTTTTAAATACTTACAGAAATTCACTGCGGATCAAGAGTTTAATTACGCAATATATTATTCCAAGAAAGGTGATTGGAATACAGCGCTTGTTCACTATAATAACATCAATCGTTATAACCCAAACACAATTATGTCGCGCTACTTCACGGGTAATGTCTATAATGATCGGTTCAATATGGAAAAGACGTTCCATCCGGAATGGGGCGATAAAGCACCGCGAGACGATTCGGAACGTTCACTGGAACAATACGATAAAGTTAAATACCTTGTGCCAAACTATGTTCAAGTACACCATCAAGTTGGGCTGGTATATCTAAAACTTGGCGAATATTATACTCAGCTCGATGATAAGCAAAAAGCGCGGGAGAGTTATCTAAAAGCAATAGACAATTTTGAAAAATATCGTACAATTGACCCAATTTTTGATCAGAACTATTACCGGATGGCTTACGTGTATATTAAACTCGGTGACACAAAAAAAGCTGAAGAAACATACCTGGCACACCTGAACACGCCAATCGCCTGTAATACCGGTCCGAACAATGTATTTTCGGAAGACTGGGGTAAACGCAGGTTTTATGAGTATAGCGAAACAGCTTTTAATCTCGGTAATGTGTACTATTTACAAAACGAGTTTAAAGAAGCAGAAACTGCGTATTCACAAGCGTTGAACTACAACCCAAAGAACGTAAATGCCTGGCGTAATCTTATATTATTACAAATAAAACTTGGCCGGACACCCGACGCTATTGCAACAGGTAAAAGAGCGTTGAAGAACGTGCAGGGAAATGCAGATATTCTTCAATTGCTTAAATCTCTTGGAGTATAA
- a CDS encoding ABC transporter ATP-binding protein encodes MAVIVAKNITKTYKLGPEDVQVLKGIDFELNPGEIVAVTGPSGAGKTTFVQILGLLDHPTTGELMIDNNDAAKMSVHTRAVTRNKYAGFVFQNHNLLIEFTVLENVMLPALMLNEKYLPQIKRDAEKLLTELGLSSRMNHRPDEISYGEAQRVALARALVNNPKVIFADEPTGNLDAANGMAVQSLLWEQVKVRGCAMVVVTHDMALAGKAQRVVILTDGKVAE; translated from the coding sequence ATGGCGGTTATTGTAGCTAAGAATATTACTAAAACCTACAAACTTGGTCCCGAGGATGTACAGGTACTTAAAGGTATTGACTTTGAGTTAAACCCCGGCGAGATTGTTGCTGTCACAGGCCCTTCCGGTGCGGGGAAAACTACGTTTGTACAAATCCTTGGCTTACTTGACCACCCGACAACCGGTGAGTTGATGATTGACAATAATGACGCTGCTAAGATGTCTGTACACACCAGGGCGGTTACACGTAATAAATACGCGGGGTTTGTATTCCAGAACCATAATTTGTTGATAGAATTCACTGTACTTGAGAATGTAATGCTTCCGGCGTTGATGCTAAACGAAAAATATTTACCACAGATAAAACGTGATGCTGAAAAACTTCTTACCGAACTTGGGTTAAGCAGTAGGATGAATCACCGGCCTGATGAGATATCTTATGGTGAGGCACAGAGAGTTGCGCTTGCCCGTGCATTGGTGAATAACCCGAAGGTAATCTTTGCTGATGAACCTACCGGTAACCTTGATGCTGCGAATGGCATGGCAGTACAGTCATTGTTGTGGGAACAAGTTAAGGTACGCGGGTGCGCTATGGTGGTTGTAACCCACGATATGGCGCTCGCAGGTAAGGCGCAGCGCGTTGTGATACTTACCGACGGTAAGGTTGCTGAGTAA